One stretch of Caldinitratiruptor microaerophilus DNA includes these proteins:
- the rpsB gene encoding 30S ribosomal protein S2 — MSVISMKQLLEAGVHFGHQTRRWNPKMKEYIFTERNGIYIIDLQKTVRMLEAAYNWVRQLAADGGRILFVGTKKQAQDAVREEAERCGMFYVNQRWLGGMLTNFDTIKKRLQYLQQLEEMEGSERWYTLTKKEQAQILHERERLEKFLGGIRGMKTLPDAVYIIDPRKERIAVSEARKLGIPIVAIVDTNCDPDEIDYVIPGNDDAIRAVKLITSKIADAVLEGRQGVQLTEGTAPEAEEVEEPEEPEAGAADIEEMHDVEVEV, encoded by the coding sequence ATGTCCGTGATCTCCATGAAGCAGCTCCTCGAGGCCGGCGTCCACTTCGGGCACCAGACCCGTCGCTGGAATCCGAAGATGAAGGAATACATCTTCACCGAGCGCAACGGGATCTACATCATCGACCTGCAGAAGACCGTCCGCATGCTGGAGGCGGCGTACAACTGGGTCCGCCAGCTGGCGGCGGACGGCGGCCGGATCCTGTTCGTCGGCACGAAGAAGCAGGCGCAGGACGCCGTCCGGGAAGAGGCCGAGCGCTGCGGGATGTTCTACGTGAACCAGCGGTGGCTGGGCGGGATGCTGACGAACTTCGACACCATCAAGAAGCGCCTGCAGTACCTGCAGCAGCTCGAGGAGATGGAGGGCTCGGAGCGCTGGTACACGCTGACGAAGAAGGAGCAGGCGCAGATCCTGCACGAGCGGGAGCGCCTGGAGAAGTTCCTCGGCGGGATCCGCGGCATGAAGACCCTGCCGGACGCGGTGTACATCATTGACCCGCGCAAGGAGCGGATCGCCGTCTCGGAGGCGCGCAAGCTGGGCATCCCCATCGTGGCCATCGTGGACACGAACTGCGACCCGGACGAGATCGACTACGTCATCCCGGGCAACGACGACGCGATCCGCGCGGTCAAGCTCATCACCAGCAAGATCGCGGACGCCGTCCTCGAGGGCCGGCAGGGCGTCCAGCTCACCGAGGGCACGGCCCCCGAGGCCGAGGAGGTTGAGGAGCCGGAGGAGCCCGAGGCAGGCGCCGCCGACATCGAGGAGATGCACGACGTCGAGGTGGAAGTGTAA
- the tsf gene encoding translation elongation factor Ts — MAGITAAQVKELRERTGAGMMDCKRALEEAGGDMERAVDILRERGLAQAAKKAGRVAAEGLVAAHVAPGGEVGALVEVNCETDFVARNEEFQSFARTVAELAATRRPADTDALLQLPYPGAGGTTVGDFQKGLIAKIGENQAVRRMALLEAPGGLVHRYVHGGTDAGRVGVLVAVTGGKGEAAEELAHEVALQIASMRPQYLRRDEVPEAVLEHEREVERARARSEGKPEARIPQIVEGRIGKFLKEVVLLEQAWVKDDKKTIAQLIEEYARKAGQPLAVQAFVRFEVGEGQAAQEESQ; from the coding sequence GTGGCCGGGATCACGGCAGCACAGGTGAAGGAACTCCGGGAGCGCACCGGAGCCGGGATGATGGACTGCAAGCGGGCCCTCGAAGAGGCCGGCGGCGACATGGAGCGCGCCGTGGACATCCTCCGGGAGCGGGGGCTGGCCCAGGCGGCGAAGAAGGCCGGCCGCGTGGCGGCCGAAGGTCTGGTGGCCGCCCACGTGGCGCCCGGCGGCGAGGTCGGGGCGCTGGTCGAGGTGAACTGCGAGACCGACTTCGTGGCGCGGAACGAGGAGTTCCAGTCGTTCGCGCGCACCGTGGCAGAGCTTGCCGCGACCCGGCGGCCGGCGGACACCGACGCGCTGCTGCAGCTCCCGTACCCGGGCGCCGGTGGCACCACCGTGGGGGATTTCCAGAAGGGCCTCATCGCCAAGATCGGCGAGAACCAGGCGGTTCGCCGCATGGCCCTGCTCGAGGCGCCGGGCGGCCTGGTGCACCGGTACGTGCACGGCGGCACCGACGCCGGGCGCGTCGGCGTCCTGGTGGCGGTGACGGGCGGCAAGGGCGAGGCCGCAGAGGAGCTGGCCCACGAGGTGGCGCTCCAGATCGCCTCGATGCGGCCGCAGTACCTGCGCCGGGACGAGGTCCCGGAGGCGGTCCTGGAGCACGAGCGCGAGGTCGAGCGCGCCCGGGCCCGCAGCGAGGGCAAGCCGGAGGCCCGGATCCCGCAGATCGTGGAAGGGCGCATCGGCAAGTTCCTGAAGGAGGTTGTCCTTCTCGAACAGGCGTGGGTCAAGGACGACAAGAAGACCATTGCCCAGCTGATCGAGGAATACGCCCGCAAGGCCGGGCAGCCCCTGGCCGTCCAGGCGTTCGTTCGCTTCGAGGTGGGCGAGGGCCAGGCCGCGCAAGAGGAATCGCAGTAA
- the pyrH gene encoding UMP kinase: MRSPMFRRVVLKISGEALAGTKGYGIDPGVLDTLARQVKSARELGVDVAIVVGAGNIWRGRVGQEMGMDRATADYMGMLATVINALALQDVIEKYGVDTRVLSAIEMRQVAELFIRRRAIRHLEKGRVVIFAGGTGNPYFSTDTTAALRAAEIEAEVILMGKTGTDGVYDSDPRKNPDARKYREITYLEVLNQGLQVMDSTAISLCMDNGIPIVVFDMLGPDNIVRVVLGEDVGQTYIRGDGNGRQGSPARGRGQDEEDGGGLPQGTGER; the protein is encoded by the coding sequence ATGCGGTCGCCCATGTTCCGGCGGGTGGTCCTCAAGATCAGCGGGGAGGCCCTGGCGGGGACGAAAGGCTACGGGATCGACCCCGGAGTCCTGGACACCTTGGCCCGCCAGGTGAAGTCCGCCCGGGAACTGGGCGTGGACGTCGCCATCGTGGTCGGCGCCGGGAACATCTGGCGGGGGCGCGTCGGTCAGGAGATGGGGATGGACCGCGCGACCGCCGACTACATGGGCATGCTGGCCACGGTGATCAACGCCCTCGCCCTGCAGGACGTGATCGAGAAGTACGGGGTGGACACCCGGGTGCTGTCGGCGATCGAGATGCGCCAGGTGGCCGAGCTCTTCATCCGGCGGCGGGCCATCCGCCACCTGGAGAAGGGGCGGGTCGTGATCTTCGCCGGCGGTACCGGCAACCCGTACTTCTCGACCGACACCACCGCGGCCCTGCGGGCTGCCGAGATCGAGGCCGAGGTCATCCTCATGGGCAAGACGGGGACCGACGGGGTGTACGACTCGGATCCCCGCAAGAACCCCGACGCCAGGAAGTACCGGGAGATCACCTACCTGGAGGTGCTGAACCAGGGCCTTCAGGTCATGGACTCGACGGCGATCTCCCTGTGCATGGACAACGGCATTCCGATCGTGGTCTTCGACATGCTGGGCCCGGACAACATCGTCCGGGTCGTCCTGGGCGAGGATGTGGGCCAGACGTACATCCGGGGGGATGGCAATGGTCGTCAAGGAAGTCCTGCAAGAGGCCGAGGCCAGGATGAAGAAGACGGTGGAGGCCTTCCGCAAGGAACTGGCGAGCGTTAA
- the frr gene encoding ribosome recycling factor, whose protein sequence is MKKTVEAFRKELASVKAGRATPALLDRVMVDYYGQQMPVSQLATITAPDPRTLVIQPWDKSALKAIEKGILNSDLGLNPNNDGNVIRLVLPPLTEERRRDLVKMLHKRAEEERVAVRNVRRDANEQLKKMEKEKKISEDDLKRTQDEVQKLTDRYIKEVDQVLAAKEKEVLEV, encoded by the coding sequence ATGAAGAAGACGGTGGAGGCCTTCCGCAAGGAACTGGCGAGCGTTAAGGCAGGCCGGGCCACGCCCGCGCTCCTCGACCGGGTGATGGTGGACTATTACGGCCAGCAGATGCCCGTGAGCCAGCTCGCGACCATCACGGCTCCCGATCCCCGCACCCTGGTCATCCAGCCCTGGGACAAGAGCGCGCTGAAGGCCATCGAGAAGGGCATCCTGAACTCGGACCTGGGTCTCAATCCCAACAACGACGGCAACGTCATCCGCCTCGTCCTGCCGCCTCTCACCGAGGAGCGCCGCCGCGACCTGGTGAAGATGCTGCACAAGCGGGCGGAGGAGGAGCGGGTGGCGGTCCGGAACGTCCGCCGCGACGCCAACGAGCAGCTCAAGAAGATGGAGAAGGAGAAGAAGATCTCCGAGGACGACCTGAAGCGCACCCAGGACGAAGTTCAGAAGCTGACTGACCGCTACATAAAGGAAGTGGACCAGGTGCTGGCCGCCAAGGAGAAGGAAGTCCTGGAGGTCTAG
- a CDS encoding isoprenyl transferase — protein sequence METTRRPAGGLLETSSCGPERPEGGLPQGPRHVAIIMDGNGRWAAERGQPRIAGHRAGVESIRHVVRACPDLGIEVLTLYAFSTENWKRPRAEVEALMALLLEYFHREVDQLREAGVQIRVMGRVHELPPPQRQAVEEAVRRTRGGRRLLLNLALNYGSHAELVDAFRAILDKVRRGELRPEDVDEAVIGQHLYTAGLPDPDLIIRTGGEMRLSNFLLWQAAYAELWITPVFWPDFRREHLEQAVRDFVQRERRFGAVPGQ from the coding sequence GTGGAAACAACCCGCCGGCCCGCCGGCGGGCTCCTGGAGACTTCCTCTTGCGGCCCGGAGAGGCCGGAGGGGGGTCTGCCGCAGGGCCCCCGGCACGTGGCGATCATCATGGACGGCAACGGGCGCTGGGCGGCCGAGCGGGGACAGCCCCGCATCGCCGGGCACCGCGCCGGGGTCGAGTCGATCCGCCACGTGGTCAGGGCCTGCCCGGACCTCGGCATCGAGGTCCTGACGCTGTACGCGTTCTCCACGGAGAACTGGAAGCGCCCCCGCGCCGAGGTGGAGGCCCTCATGGCGCTCCTCCTGGAGTACTTCCACCGGGAGGTGGACCAGCTCCGCGAGGCGGGCGTCCAGATCCGCGTCATGGGGCGCGTGCACGAACTCCCGCCCCCGCAGCGGCAGGCGGTGGAGGAGGCGGTGCGGCGGACGCGGGGCGGCCGGCGGCTCCTGCTGAATCTGGCCCTCAACTACGGTAGCCACGCGGAACTCGTCGACGCCTTCCGGGCGATCCTCGACAAGGTCCGCCGGGGTGAACTGCGCCCCGAGGACGTCGACGAGGCGGTCATCGGCCAGCACCTGTATACCGCGGGATTGCCCGACCCGGACCTGATCATCCGCACCGGCGGCGAGATGCGCCTGTCGAACTTCCTCCTCTGGCAAGCCGCCTACGCCGAGCTCTGGATCACGCCCGTCTTCTGGCCCGACTTCCGGCGCGAGCACCTCGAGCAGGCGGTGCGCGACTTCGTCCAGCGCGAGCGGCGCTTCGGCGCCGTGCCCGGCCAGTGA
- a CDS encoding phosphatidate cytidylyltransferase, giving the protein MIARIATAAVGIPVFLAAVWAGGWWFAGVIALLAGIGYWEYARLWRAQGIDVAAALGIPAAAGVVLAAHGWPGPGPGALLTSATLAFLARAVLRFHPDSARGALLGVAGVGYVGGLFAHFVLLRDREPGGLWLVVFGLAITWAADSVAYFAGLAWGRRRLAPALSPGKSVEGAVAGIAAGVAAGALLGEVAGLEPGWIGAALGAVLAFGGVVGDLAESAIKRHAGVKDSGGLFPGHGGVLDRFDSALFTVPLLYYAALFLGVGR; this is encoded by the coding sequence GTGATCGCGCGCATCGCCACGGCGGCGGTCGGGATCCCCGTCTTCCTGGCGGCCGTCTGGGCAGGCGGCTGGTGGTTCGCGGGCGTGATCGCCCTCCTGGCAGGGATCGGGTACTGGGAATACGCCCGGCTCTGGCGCGCGCAGGGGATCGACGTGGCGGCCGCGCTCGGCATCCCGGCGGCGGCAGGCGTGGTCCTGGCGGCCCACGGCTGGCCGGGGCCGGGTCCCGGGGCGCTCCTCACGTCGGCTACCCTGGCCTTCCTCGCCCGGGCCGTGCTCCGCTTCCACCCGGACAGCGCCCGGGGGGCGCTTCTCGGCGTCGCGGGCGTCGGCTACGTGGGAGGCCTGTTCGCACACTTCGTGCTCCTGCGCGATCGGGAACCGGGGGGCCTGTGGCTCGTCGTGTTCGGGCTGGCGATCACCTGGGCGGCCGACTCGGTGGCCTACTTCGCCGGGCTCGCCTGGGGCCGGCGCCGGCTGGCGCCTGCGCTGAGCCCGGGCAAGAGCGTGGAGGGGGCGGTGGCGGGCATCGCCGCCGGGGTCGCGGCGGGGGCGCTACTCGGCGAGGTGGCCGGTCTGGAACCAGGGTGGATCGGGGCCGCCCTGGGCGCAGTCCTGGCGTTCGGCGGGGTCGTCGGGGACCTCGCCGAGTCCGCCATCAAGCGGCACGCCGGGGTGAAGGACTCGGGGGGCCTCTTCCCGGGGCACGGGGGCGTGCTGGACCGGTTCGACTCGGCCCTGTTCACCGTGCCCCTCCTGTATTACGCGGCGCTTTTCCTGGGGGTGGGGCGTTGA
- the ytvI gene encoding sporulation integral membrane protein YtvI, whose amino-acid sequence MSDSVRVWLWSLAALAGFLVLSYAAVRWVLPLVLPFVLGAVLAEFVNPAVDFLVRGAGRLRVPRALASAVVLLAGAGVLGGLLVLGVTRAVIEIQALVQALPYYYAAVVDLLSRLARELGGVPAALPEALRSFLTRNPEQVQRLLGEVSGALTAILQVFAALPAILTNLLIAFVAAFFLSRDREAMGRFFLGLLPPEARSKVRQAKADVWNTAMGFLKGLFVLVTVTTVLSVTGLTLIGADYALLMGLLVGLADVVPIVGPGAVYLPWAAVEFLSGDGLMALKLVALYAGIVGVRQILEPKVLGEHTGLHPLAILLSMYLGFRLLGGWGFIMGPLIAALLKSVVGSGLLPLFRSPVD is encoded by the coding sequence TTGAGCGACTCCGTGCGGGTCTGGCTGTGGTCCCTGGCCGCGCTGGCCGGGTTCCTCGTCCTCAGCTACGCGGCGGTGCGCTGGGTGCTCCCGCTCGTGTTGCCGTTCGTGCTGGGGGCGGTCCTGGCCGAGTTCGTCAACCCGGCCGTGGACTTCCTGGTCCGGGGGGCGGGGCGCCTGCGTGTGCCCCGCGCGCTCGCCAGCGCGGTGGTCCTCCTGGCCGGCGCTGGCGTGCTGGGCGGGCTGCTGGTGCTCGGCGTGACCCGGGCGGTGATCGAGATCCAGGCGCTCGTCCAGGCGCTTCCTTACTATTACGCGGCCGTCGTGGACCTGCTCTCCCGCCTCGCCCGCGAGCTGGGCGGAGTCCCGGCCGCCTTGCCGGAGGCCCTGCGGTCGTTTCTCACCCGCAATCCCGAGCAGGTCCAGCGCCTCCTCGGCGAGGTCTCGGGCGCCCTGACCGCCATCCTGCAGGTGTTCGCCGCGCTGCCGGCCATTCTCACGAACCTGCTGATCGCCTTCGTGGCCGCCTTCTTCCTCAGCCGCGACCGGGAGGCGATGGGCCGCTTCTTCCTCGGGCTCCTGCCGCCGGAGGCCCGCTCCAAGGTCCGCCAGGCGAAGGCCGACGTGTGGAACACGGCGATGGGGTTCCTGAAGGGCCTGTTCGTGCTGGTGACCGTCACGACGGTGCTCTCGGTCACGGGGCTGACCCTGATCGGGGCCGATTACGCCCTGCTCATGGGCCTCCTGGTCGGCCTGGCGGACGTGGTGCCGATCGTCGGCCCCGGCGCCGTGTACCTCCCCTGGGCGGCCGTCGAGTTCCTCTCCGGCGACGGGCTCATGGCGCTGAAGCTGGTGGCCCTGTACGCGGGGATCGTCGGGGTGCGGCAGATCCTCGAGCCGAAGGTCCTGGGGGAGCATACGGGCCTGCATCCGCTTGCCATCCTGCTCTCGATGTACCTCGGCTTCCGGCTGCTGGGGGGATGGGGGTTCATCATGGGGCCGCTGATCGCGGCCCTCCTGAAGTCGGTGGTGGGATCGGGGCTCCTGCCCCTCTTCCGCTCGCCCGTCGACTAG
- a CDS encoding 1-deoxy-D-xylulose-5-phosphate reductoisomerase, which produces MLAVSILGSTGSIGTQALDVIGRFPERYRVVALAAGSRVDLLAEQVRRFRPELAAVATPAAARRLADLLGPAAPEIAVGDEGLVAAATWPAAGAVLTAVVGTLGLRPTLAAIRAGKRILLANKETLVAAGELVMAEARARRVALIPVDSEHSALFQCLQGHPVEAVDRLILTGSGGPFRGWTRAQLAGVTPEQALRHPTWQMGRKITVDSATLMNKALELIEARWLFGVPAERIDVLIHPQSIVHSLVQFRDGSLLAQLGPTDMRLPIQYALSYPERLEAPVRPLDLATVGQLTFEVPDAATFPSLNYARAAVTMGGTLPAVMSAANEVAVERFLAGELSFTGIFRVVEGVMARHENRPHPDLEEILAADAWARRTARAFPGEDGEPARC; this is translated from the coding sequence TTGCTGGCGGTGTCGATCCTGGGCTCCACCGGGTCCATCGGGACCCAGGCGCTCGACGTGATCGGACGGTTTCCCGAACGGTACCGGGTGGTGGCGCTGGCAGCGGGAAGCCGCGTGGACCTCCTGGCCGAGCAAGTACGGCGCTTCCGGCCGGAGCTGGCGGCCGTGGCGACGCCGGCGGCCGCGCGGCGGCTGGCCGACCTGCTCGGCCCCGCGGCGCCGGAGATCGCCGTCGGGGACGAGGGCCTGGTGGCCGCCGCGACGTGGCCGGCGGCAGGCGCCGTCCTGACGGCCGTGGTGGGGACCCTCGGGCTGCGGCCCACCCTGGCGGCGATCCGGGCGGGCAAGCGGATCCTGCTGGCCAACAAGGAGACCCTCGTCGCTGCGGGGGAACTCGTCATGGCGGAGGCGCGCGCCCGCCGGGTCGCCCTCATCCCGGTCGACAGCGAGCACAGCGCGCTGTTCCAGTGCCTGCAGGGTCATCCGGTCGAGGCGGTCGACCGGCTGATCCTCACCGGCTCGGGCGGGCCCTTTCGCGGCTGGACCCGGGCGCAGCTCGCCGGGGTGACGCCGGAGCAGGCGCTCCGGCACCCCACCTGGCAGATGGGCCGCAAGATCACGGTGGACTCGGCGACCCTCATGAACAAGGCGCTGGAGCTGATCGAGGCCCGCTGGCTGTTCGGGGTGCCGGCGGAGCGGATCGACGTGCTCATCCACCCGCAGAGCATCGTGCACTCCCTGGTGCAGTTCCGGGACGGGTCGCTGCTCGCCCAGCTGGGCCCCACCGACATGCGGCTGCCGATCCAGTACGCCCTCTCCTATCCGGAGCGTCTGGAGGCGCCGGTGCGCCCGCTGGACCTCGCCACCGTGGGCCAGTTGACCTTCGAGGTGCCGGACGCCGCCACCTTCCCTTCCTTGAACTACGCACGGGCGGCGGTTACAATGGGGGGGACCCTGCCGGCCGTGATGAGCGCAGCGAACGAGGTGGCGGTGGAGCGCTTCCTGGCCGGCGAGCTGTCCTTCACGGGCATCTTCCGCGTGGTCGAGGGGGTCATGGCACGCCACGAGAATCGCCCCCACCCCGACCTGGAGGAGATTCTGGCGGCGGATGCGTGGGCGCGCCGCACCGCCCGGGCGTTTCCAGGTGAGGACGGTGAACCGGCGCGATGCTGA
- a CDS encoding M50 family metallopeptidase, translating into MLTLTDWLWAIPVFGAIILVHELGHFAAAKAFGIRVEEFAIGFGPSLASVRFGETRYSLRALLVLGGFVRMSGMEDGSLGDPRGFSAKPTWQRMITIAAGPAMNFVLATLLFATLVGLKGHMEITNRVAGVVPGSPAEAAGIVAGDRIVAIDGQPVQYFSQLARIIRESGGRRLQLTVEGPGGARTVEVAPMLEGGRWIVGVEPDPNPVFIRVGPLGALRDGVQLTWLVTEGMFSAVGRWLTGQEQPQVLGPVGITRTVAQASQEGLDILVGLAGQLSINIGIINLFPFPALDGSRLLFLGVEAARGRRINPHRENMIHFVGFMLLLGLMFALTWAELTH; encoded by the coding sequence ATGCTGACCCTGACCGACTGGCTTTGGGCGATCCCGGTATTCGGGGCCATCATCCTGGTCCACGAGCTGGGCCACTTCGCCGCGGCGAAAGCCTTCGGGATCCGGGTCGAGGAGTTTGCGATCGGCTTCGGTCCCTCGCTCGCGTCGGTTCGGTTCGGGGAGACCCGCTACAGCCTGCGGGCTCTTCTCGTGCTCGGGGGCTTTGTCCGCATGTCGGGCATGGAGGACGGGAGCCTTGGGGATCCGCGGGGGTTCTCGGCCAAGCCCACCTGGCAGCGGATGATCACCATCGCCGCCGGGCCTGCCATGAACTTCGTCCTGGCGACGCTCCTGTTCGCCACCCTGGTCGGCCTGAAGGGGCACATGGAAATCACGAACCGGGTGGCCGGCGTCGTCCCCGGGTCCCCGGCCGAGGCGGCCGGGATCGTGGCCGGCGACCGCATCGTGGCCATCGACGGCCAGCCGGTCCAGTACTTCTCGCAGCTCGCCCGGATCATCCGCGAGAGCGGGGGGCGGCGCCTCCAGCTGACGGTGGAGGGACCCGGCGGCGCGCGCACGGTCGAGGTTGCCCCCATGCTCGAGGGCGGCCGGTGGATCGTCGGGGTGGAACCGGACCCGAACCCGGTGTTCATCCGCGTCGGTCCGCTCGGTGCCCTGCGGGACGGCGTGCAGCTGACCTGGCTGGTCACCGAGGGCATGTTCAGCGCCGTCGGCCGCTGGCTGACGGGGCAGGAACAGCCGCAGGTGCTGGGTCCCGTGGGCATCACGCGCACGGTGGCGCAGGCCAGCCAGGAGGGCCTCGACATCCTGGTCGGCCTGGCCGGCCAGCTATCGATCAACATCGGGATCATCAATCTCTTTCCGTTTCCGGCGCTTGACGGTTCCCGGCTCCTCTTCCTGGGGGTCGAGGCCGCTCGCGGGCGCCGCATCAATCCCCACCGGGAGAACATGATCCACTTCGTCGGCTTCATGCTGCTGCTCGGGCTCATGTTCGCCCTCACGTGGGCGGAGCTCACCCACTGA
- the ispG gene encoding flavodoxin-dependent (E)-4-hydroxy-3-methylbut-2-enyl-diphosphate synthase, whose translation MRKKTRRVRVGRVEIGGDAPISVQSMTKCDTRDVPEVLRQIRALAEAGCDIVRVAVPNEEAAAALRDICRESALPVVADIHFDYRLALKALEAGVDKLRLNPGNIGARWKIETVVREAKARGVPIRIGVNAGSLEKDILEKYGYPTPEGMVESALRHAAILEDLDFRDIVISVKASNVPTMIRAYRLLSEKVDYPLHLGVTEAGTTFSGTVKSAVGIGSLLADGIGDTIRVSLATDPVEEVRVGWEILRSLGLRTRGVNIVACPSCGRVQIDLVKVAEEVEKRLGHIDVPLNVAVMGCVVNGPGEAREADVALFGGKGVGMLVVDGEPVRRTTEEEMVDALVQKVEEMAAELRAAGDPEKVLRQRRARRHERADGDAAAAAPPVAGGSTAADSRLPPAGPRGS comes from the coding sequence ATGCGGAAGAAGACCCGCCGGGTCCGGGTGGGTCGGGTGGAGATCGGGGGCGACGCGCCGATCTCCGTCCAGTCCATGACCAAGTGCGACACCCGGGACGTCCCCGAGGTGTTGCGCCAGATCCGGGCCCTGGCCGAGGCGGGCTGCGATATCGTCCGGGTGGCGGTCCCGAACGAGGAGGCGGCCGCCGCGCTCCGGGACATCTGCCGGGAGTCGGCGCTGCCGGTCGTGGCGGACATCCACTTCGATTACCGCCTCGCCCTCAAGGCCCTCGAGGCCGGCGTGGACAAGCTCCGGCTGAACCCGGGGAACATCGGCGCCCGGTGGAAGATCGAAACGGTGGTGCGGGAGGCGAAGGCCCGCGGGGTGCCGATCCGGATCGGCGTCAACGCCGGGTCGCTCGAGAAGGACATCCTGGAGAAGTACGGCTATCCCACCCCGGAGGGCATGGTGGAGTCGGCCCTCCGCCACGCCGCGATCCTGGAGGACCTGGACTTCCGGGACATCGTCATCTCGGTGAAGGCCTCGAACGTGCCGACCATGATCCGGGCGTACCGGCTCCTCAGCGAGAAGGTGGACTACCCGCTGCACCTGGGAGTGACGGAGGCGGGGACCACCTTCTCGGGCACCGTGAAGTCCGCGGTGGGGATCGGGAGCCTCCTGGCCGACGGCATCGGCGACACGATCCGGGTCAGCCTCGCGACCGATCCCGTGGAGGAGGTCCGGGTGGGCTGGGAGATCCTCCGCAGCCTGGGCCTGCGGACCCGCGGCGTGAACATCGTCGCCTGCCCGTCCTGCGGCCGGGTGCAGATCGACCTGGTGAAGGTCGCCGAGGAGGTGGAGAAGCGCCTCGGCCACATCGACGTGCCCCTGAACGTCGCGGTCATGGGCTGCGTCGTCAACGGACCCGGCGAGGCGCGCGAGGCAGACGTGGCGCTCTTCGGCGGCAAGGGCGTGGGCATGCTGGTCGTGGACGGCGAACCGGTGCGGCGGACCACCGAGGAGGAGATGGTGGACGCGCTGGTACAGAAGGTCGAGGAGATGGCCGCCGAGCTCAGGGCCGCCGGCGATCCGGAGAAGGTGCTTCGCCAGCGCCGGGCGCGCCGGCACGAGCGCGCCGACGGCGACGCGGCTGCCGCCGCCCCGCCCGTCGCCGGCGGGTCCACGGCGGCGGACTCCCGCCTGCCGCCGGCCGGCCCGCGGGGCAGCTGA
- a CDS encoding AAA family ATPase, which translates to MAAVFPFGKPAGPEDIVDREEFIAELVERLSDGHSVILAGPRRIGKSSVAGEVLRRLRERGAYTAQLDLFHVTSTEEFGVKLLRAVLENRTGPYHHAVRALRGLREWLSRAELKAKVHDLELGLTFSTGSPDPEEVLETAVNTAEQLATRDGRQMVVLLDEFQEVDRIGGEPLLKRLRALFQQQSRVAYLFLGSQTTLLRTIFGDRRQAFYRFATLLQLPPVPEHAWEEYIRRRLADHDLTISGPALDTLLSKTGGHPYCVMAVAYNAYLSAKLEGVREITSDMVHFAYEQTMDHLDEFYTVQWAEIRRIQHADAVLRAVVEGGQPYALPLYPSAVSKALRYLMRISILHKGTQRGQYELVEPMFGDWVRRHT; encoded by the coding sequence ATGGCCGCTGTGTTCCCCTTCGGAAAGCCGGCGGGGCCGGAAGACATCGTTGACCGTGAGGAGTTCATCGCCGAGCTGGTCGAACGCCTTTCCGATGGCCATAGCGTGATCCTCGCCGGTCCGCGCCGGATCGGCAAGTCGAGTGTCGCGGGGGAAGTGCTCAGGCGCCTGCGGGAGCGCGGGGCGTACACGGCGCAGCTCGACCTCTTCCATGTCACGAGCACAGAGGAATTCGGGGTCAAGCTGCTGCGCGCCGTCCTCGAAAACCGCACCGGGCCGTACCACCACGCGGTGCGGGCACTACGGGGTCTGCGGGAGTGGCTCTCCAGGGCAGAACTCAAGGCCAAGGTGCATGACCTGGAACTGGGCCTCACCTTCAGCACAGGGAGCCCGGACCCCGAGGAGGTCCTGGAGACGGCGGTGAATACCGCCGAGCAGCTCGCGACGCGCGATGGCCGTCAGATGGTCGTCCTCCTGGACGAATTCCAGGAGGTGGACCGGATCGGAGGCGAACCCCTCCTGAAGCGTCTCCGGGCACTATTCCAGCAGCAGTCCCGCGTCGCCTACCTCTTTCTGGGCAGCCAGACAACGCTGCTTCGGACGATCTTCGGCGACCGCCGCCAGGCGTTCTATCGCTTCGCGACCCTGCTGCAGTTGCCACCGGTTCCCGAGCATGCGTGGGAGGAGTACATCCGCAGGCGGTTGGCCGATCACGATCTGACCATTTCGGGACCGGCCCTTGACACGCTTCTCAGCAAGACGGGTGGCCATCCCTACTGCGTCATGGCGGTCGCCTACAACGCGTACTTATCCGCCAAGCTCGAGGGGGTTCGCGAGATCACCAGCGACATGGTTCACTTCGCGTACGAGCAGACCATGGACCACCTCGATGAGTTCTACACGGTGCAGTGGGCGGAGATCCGCCGTATCCAGCACGCGGATGCCGTCCTGCGGGCCGTGGTCGAGGGTGGACAGCCGTACGCCTTGCCACTGTACCCTTCCGCGGTCAGCAAAGCCCTGCGTTACCTGATGCGCATCTCGATCCTGCACAAGGGCACGCAGCGCGGACAGTATGAACTGGTGGAACCCATGTTCGGTGACTGGGTGCGACGTCACACGTGA